A single region of the Chryseobacterium sp. 6424 genome encodes:
- a CDS encoding Rossmann-like and DUF2520 domain-containing protein: MKTVILGSGNVAYHLAKAFTEKNIPIVQVFGRNEAALKEISSLFNIPHSTSVLADADLYLIAVKDDAVAIVSEEITKKDCLVAHTSGSLPKEILKGNYRKASFYPLQTFSKTKNLVYEEIPIFIESDDAGDLEILKNLAANITEKIVLSTYEKRKYLHLTAVFACNFVNHLYARAQQLADEQQIPFEYFWPLIEETTLKIKELPPKEAQTGPAVRNDLRILQLHEELISDENSLEIYRTMNQSIKKMYEL, translated from the coding sequence ATGAAGACTGTCATCCTGGGTTCAGGAAATGTAGCGTACCATCTTGCGAAAGCTTTTACGGAAAAAAACATTCCTATTGTACAGGTTTTTGGCAGAAATGAGGCTGCGCTGAAGGAAATTTCTTCCCTTTTTAATATCCCTCATTCCACTTCTGTACTAGCGGACGCTGACCTTTACCTAATTGCGGTGAAAGATGACGCGGTGGCTATAGTATCTGAAGAAATCACAAAAAAAGACTGTCTGGTAGCGCATACTTCGGGGTCGTTGCCAAAAGAAATCCTAAAAGGTAATTACCGTAAAGCCAGTTTCTATCCTTTACAGACGTTTTCAAAAACTAAAAATTTAGTTTACGAAGAAATCCCTATTTTTATTGAAAGTGATGATGCGGGTGATTTAGAGATTCTGAAGAATTTGGCTGCAAACATCACCGAAAAGATTGTTTTATCTACTTACGAAAAACGCAAATACCTTCATCTGACGGCCGTCTTCGCCTGCAATTTCGTGAACCATCTTTATGCACGTGCGCAACAGTTGGCTGACGAACAACAAATCCCGTTTGAATACTTCTGGCCATTAATTGAAGAAACTACTTTAAAAATCAAGGAATTACCACCGAAAGAGGCTCAAACCGGGCCGGCAGTGCGAAATGACCTGCGCATTTTACAATTGCATGAAGAACTTATTTCTGATGAAAATTCATTGGAAATCTACCGTACCATGAACCAATCCATAAAGAAAATGTATGAGTTATAA
- a CDS encoding KdsC family phosphatase yields the protein MSYKQKLKNIKAFVFDVDGVFTDGSVYLMPDKSMCRVMNVLDGYAVVKAVKSDYKICVITGGDDASVRNRINYLGIADYYAKISHKLEKFEEFKLKYGLKNEEILTMGDDLPDMGILRASGISTCPANAVPEVKDVAEYISPIHGGKGAVRDVIEQVMKIQGKWHEDHTKST from the coding sequence ATGAGTTATAAACAGAAACTAAAGAACATAAAGGCATTTGTATTTGATGTAGATGGCGTATTTACCGATGGTAGCGTGTACCTGATGCCAGATAAAAGTATGTGCCGGGTGATGAATGTGCTGGATGGATATGCTGTGGTGAAAGCCGTGAAAAGTGATTACAAAATCTGTGTGATTACCGGTGGGGATGATGCTTCGGTGAGAAACCGTATAAATTATTTGGGTATTGCCGATTATTACGCAAAGATCTCGCATAAACTTGAGAAATTTGAGGAGTTTAAACTCAAATACGGATTAAAAAATGAAGAAATACTTACCATGGGCGATGATCTTCCAGACATGGGCATTTTACGCGCCTCCGGTATATCCACCTGTCCTGCAAACGCAGTCCCGGAGGTAAAGGATGTAGCTGAATATATTTCACCCATCCATGGCGGCAAAGGCGCCGTTCGTGATGTTATTGAACAGGTGATGAAAATACAGGGCAAGTGGCACGAAGACCATACAAAAAGCACCTAA
- a CDS encoding Maf family nucleotide pyrophosphatase yields MKILLASNSPRRKELLQNLGYRFEVVSVNCEEVYPPSLAPAEIAGYLSILKADSFRELLPDEILITADTIVALENEVLGKPENTHHAQEMLQKLSGKIHQVYTGITIKTLNKTITETDCTEVEMAPISEEEATYYIQNHQPFDKAGSYGVQEWLGMAKINRINGSYYTVMGLPTHLVYKILKDFEASH; encoded by the coding sequence ATGAAAATATTACTAGCTTCTAATTCGCCCAGAAGAAAAGAACTGCTGCAAAACCTAGGCTACCGTTTTGAAGTAGTTTCCGTTAATTGTGAGGAAGTTTATCCACCGTCGCTGGCCCCGGCCGAAATCGCCGGTTATCTGTCTATACTTAAAGCTGATTCGTTCAGGGAGCTTCTGCCAGATGAAATTTTAATCACCGCTGATACTATAGTAGCACTGGAAAACGAAGTATTAGGTAAGCCCGAAAATACGCACCACGCACAAGAAATGCTACAAAAACTCTCTGGTAAAATACACCAGGTGTACACCGGAATAACCATAAAAACATTAAACAAAACCATTACAGAAACCGATTGTACAGAAGTGGAAATGGCACCGATCTCTGAAGAAGAAGCGACATATTACATCCAAAATCACCAGCCGTTTGATAAAGCAGGAAGTTACGGCGTGCAGGAGTGGCTGGGCATGGCAAAAATCAATCGTATTAATGGAAGTTACTATACCGTCATGGGCTTACCTACCCATCTGGTTTACAAAATCCTAAAAGATTTTGAAGCAAGTCACTGA
- a CDS encoding tetratricopeptide repeat protein, with translation MKKTILFLLSVAVFNSCSSRKKTNDSAFMKGFFTYYNTLFNSKDALQTEFRNRDKAHVDNFYAPYIQLLTFEDLPLDSSLEDNFTATDISGQNMGPGIPGDPGRQRNNQIRTGTTVLEIAEAKALKAIAKYSVLKGGEERNKRIFDAHILLAQSRIYQNKPLEALDGLNYVFASMRNDKRLPLAKIYQGVAYSKMGDYYRSGEVFSQLKNDSKLNKSNQKLLSVYYAEMLLHAGKKEAAVEELEDAFTLNNNRKLRSRIAFLRGQILASLGRNDEARESFTAAYKNANDFEFEVKSQVEIAKTFNGQDDDYQGAKSYLENISKKGTYASRKNEFYYALGLMANKAGKKEEAKTFFQQSLHEKMSDPQIRGLSYYEIGKAYFDNSDYLSAGAFYDSALAVMTYQPTKTLLQEKSENIKQLSQNYYLIRKNDSILALTRMPEAERFAYFNTYIEGIKIREAAEEQMRQRKERGKGFDIGDYSANSIFAGNTGGFEDFGATKGGFYFSNQSTVARGESTFRQIWGTRALGDNWRTSARSTSIEDLKNEAMGMATAPNPRRLEPQFYIEQIPTDNNEIFSLKKARDTASLALGRMYESYFSDTSLATKTLYDLVDAQPDEETKLQALYSIFAFNYEKNPSAAERAKEMIISEFPYTSYAEFVKNPRNKEFSKSSEEVEKMYTEAFSLYADEKYEDSKTLIEQALEKHPKDALVPKFVLLNAFNTGKTAGKEIMILQLEQIALNYAKTAEGLKAAEMLQHLKSDINFELTNEYGQPTNVAPTSSAPVEEVGPPAPGMPVLGAPAPGSPELRMKPPKRNTLQKRNR, from the coding sequence ATGAAAAAAACCATACTTTTTCTGCTGTCTGTGGCGGTATTCAATTCGTGTTCATCACGTAAGAAAACCAACGATTCAGCTTTTATGAAAGGATTCTTTACTTATTACAATACACTTTTCAACAGCAAAGATGCACTGCAGACCGAGTTCCGTAACCGAGACAAGGCACATGTAGATAATTTCTATGCGCCTTATATTCAGTTACTTACTTTTGAAGATTTACCCTTAGATTCGTCATTGGAAGATAACTTTACCGCCACAGATATTTCTGGGCAAAATATGGGGCCGGGGATACCGGGTGACCCTGGCAGGCAACGTAACAATCAAATTAGAACGGGGACTACAGTCCTGGAAATCGCCGAAGCTAAAGCTTTAAAAGCCATCGCCAAATATTCCGTATTAAAAGGAGGCGAAGAGAGAAACAAGAGAATATTCGACGCACATATATTACTCGCGCAGTCGCGTATCTACCAAAACAAACCCCTCGAGGCACTTGATGGGCTGAATTATGTGTTTGCAAGTATGCGGAATGATAAAAGGCTTCCGCTGGCAAAGATTTACCAAGGAGTGGCATATTCGAAGATGGGCGATTATTACCGATCCGGGGAAGTTTTTTCACAATTGAAGAACGACAGCAAGCTTAATAAAAGCAACCAGAAACTCCTGAGTGTATATTATGCTGAAATGCTGTTGCACGCTGGCAAAAAAGAAGCGGCAGTAGAGGAGTTGGAAGATGCCTTCACACTAAATAACAACCGAAAACTACGCAGCAGAATCGCCTTTCTTCGGGGGCAGATCTTAGCCAGCCTCGGCCGAAATGATGAGGCAAGAGAAAGCTTCACGGCCGCCTACAAAAATGCCAACGATTTCGAGTTTGAAGTGAAATCGCAAGTCGAAATTGCCAAAACATTCAATGGCCAGGATGATGATTACCAAGGCGCAAAAAGCTATCTTGAAAACATCAGCAAGAAAGGAACGTATGCCTCGCGCAAAAACGAATTTTACTATGCGCTGGGCCTTATGGCTAATAAAGCCGGCAAGAAGGAAGAGGCAAAAACCTTTTTTCAGCAGTCCTTACACGAAAAAATGTCGGATCCACAGATCCGTGGCCTGAGTTATTATGAAATTGGGAAGGCCTATTTTGATAACAGCGATTATCTCTCGGCAGGTGCGTTTTATGATTCTGCACTTGCGGTAATGACGTATCAACCCACGAAGACACTGCTACAGGAAAAATCTGAAAACATCAAGCAATTATCCCAAAACTATTACCTCATCCGCAAGAACGACAGTATCCTTGCGCTTACCCGGATGCCTGAAGCCGAAAGGTTCGCCTATTTCAATACATACATCGAAGGGATCAAAATTCGTGAAGCTGCTGAAGAACAAATGCGCCAGCGAAAAGAAAGAGGGAAGGGCTTTGATATCGGTGACTATTCAGCCAACTCTATATTTGCAGGAAATACAGGTGGTTTTGAGGATTTCGGAGCTACAAAAGGCGGATTTTATTTTTCAAACCAAAGCACTGTAGCACGCGGCGAAAGCACTTTCCGGCAGATTTGGGGGACACGGGCTTTGGGTGACAACTGGCGTACCTCTGCCCGCAGCACCTCCATCGAAGACCTTAAAAATGAAGCTATGGGCATGGCCACCGCGCCGAATCCGCGTCGCCTGGAACCCCAGTTTTACATAGAGCAGATCCCTACCGACAATAATGAAATATTTTCATTAAAAAAAGCCCGCGATACCGCCAGTCTTGCCTTGGGAAGAATGTATGAATCTTATTTTTCCGATACATCGCTGGCTACAAAAACACTTTATGATCTTGTTGACGCGCAACCCGATGAAGAAACCAAACTTCAGGCGCTATACAGCATTTTTGCATTTAATTACGAGAAAAATCCAAGTGCGGCAGAACGTGCTAAAGAGATGATTATAAGTGAATTTCCGTACACCTCGTATGCGGAATTTGTGAAAAATCCAAGAAATAAAGAATTCAGTAAATCTTCGGAGGAAGTTGAAAAAATGTACACCGAAGCTTTCAGCCTTTATGCTGATGAGAAATATGAAGACAGCAAAACCTTAATCGAGCAGGCTTTGGAGAAACATCCGAAAGATGCACTGGTACCTAAATTTGTGCTTTTAAACGCTTTTAATACAGGGAAAACCGCGGGTAAGGAAATCATGATCCTCCAACTGGAGCAGATTGCCTTAAACTATGCTAAAACCGCTGAAGGTCTTAAGGCCGCGGAAATGCTCCAGCATTTGAAAAGTGATATCAACTTTGAACTGACGAATGAATATGGCCAGCCTACCAACGTCGCACCTACATCTTCCGCACCAGTAGAAGAAGTGGGACCTCCAGCACCAGGTATGCCTGTGTTGGGAGCGCCGGCACCGGGCAGCCCAGAACTACGGATGAAGCCACCCAAACGTAATACGCTACAAAAAAGGAATAGATAA
- the tsaB gene encoding tRNA (adenosine(37)-N6)-threonylcarbamoyltransferase complex dimerization subunit type 1 TsaB, whose product MKILHIETSSKNCSVAISDGEQLLCVCEEVSENYKQSESLHTFVQWALEGAGFTLQEMEAVSLGMGPGSYTGLRIGSSAAKGFCYGLKIPLIAVNSLETMITPFLGQNYTYIIPLLDARRMEVYTAVFDGETGKMVGETKAKILDEFSFSEFKDQKVLFIGDGAAKAKEILQLPNAEFNPAVYPSAKYLVKKSVEKFTKKDFENTAYFEPLYLKEFHGVKKKKTED is encoded by the coding sequence ATGAAAATCTTACACATCGAAACTTCCTCTAAAAACTGTTCTGTAGCCATTTCCGACGGCGAGCAACTACTTTGTGTATGCGAAGAAGTCTCAGAAAACTATAAACAGTCTGAAAGTCTGCACACTTTCGTACAATGGGCATTGGAAGGAGCCGGATTTACTTTGCAGGAGATGGAAGCGGTTTCCTTAGGCATGGGCCCGGGCTCTTATACCGGTCTCAGGATTGGTTCATCAGCCGCCAAAGGATTCTGTTACGGGTTAAAGATTCCACTGATTGCTGTAAATTCTCTGGAAACGATGATAACACCGTTTTTAGGGCAAAATTACACATACATCATCCCTTTGCTTGATGCAAGACGAATGGAGGTTTATACGGCAGTTTTCGATGGCGAGACAGGGAAAATGGTGGGTGAAACCAAAGCGAAAATTTTAGATGAATTTAGTTTCAGCGAATTTAAAGATCAAAAAGTCCTTTTCATAGGTGACGGAGCAGCGAAAGCCAAGGAAATTCTTCAGTTACCAAACGCAGAATTTAATCCTGCCGTTTATCCTTCTGCTAAATATTTGGTGAAAAAATCTGTAGAGAAATTTACCAAAAAGGATTTTGAAAATACGGCTTATTTTGAACCTCTTTATTTAAAAGAATTCCACGGCGTAAAGAAGAAAAAAACCGAAGACTGA
- a CDS encoding SDR family NAD(P)-dependent oxidoreductase: MKTVLITGATSGIGKATAQLLAKNFRIIACGRNEEALAQLRTELSAQTDIITLKFDQRHLKEVEDAFESLPKSWQKIDVLINNAGNAHGLDPLSEGNTEDWDAMLDGNVKGLLYVSKNIIPTMKAQGSGHIVNISSVAARQTYANGVVYCASKKAVDVISEGMRLELTEFGIKVTNIQPGLVETNFSNVRFKNDDQRAKTVYEGYKALDPQDIADAISYCINTPTHVAISDLTIYPSAQSEPRTVYKNP; the protein is encoded by the coding sequence ATGAAAACCGTACTCATCACAGGCGCCACTTCCGGAATTGGTAAAGCCACTGCACAACTTCTCGCTAAAAACTTCAGGATCATTGCCTGCGGACGGAATGAAGAAGCGCTTGCCCAACTTAGAACAGAACTTTCTGCACAAACCGACATCATAACTTTAAAGTTCGATCAGCGTCATCTGAAGGAAGTGGAAGATGCTTTTGAATCTTTACCCAAATCATGGCAGAAAATTGATGTCTTGATAAATAATGCCGGGAACGCACATGGTCTGGACCCTCTTTCTGAGGGAAATACAGAGGATTGGGATGCCATGCTGGACGGGAATGTAAAAGGTCTCCTGTATGTGTCTAAAAATATTATACCTACCATGAAAGCCCAAGGATCCGGACACATCGTGAATATTTCTTCAGTAGCCGCACGGCAGACCTATGCAAATGGTGTCGTGTATTGTGCCTCTAAAAAAGCTGTGGATGTAATCTCTGAAGGTATGCGCCTTGAACTTACTGAATTTGGCATTAAAGTCACCAATATACAGCCTGGTTTGGTAGAAACCAACTTCTCCAACGTCCGTTTCAAGAATGATGACCAGCGTGCGAAAACTGTGTATGAAGGTTACAAAGCGCTTGATCCCCAAGATATTGCCGATGCAATCTCCTATTGCATTAATACCCCGACACATGTCGCTATTTCGGATCTTACGATCTATCCCAGTGCCCAAAGTGAACCGAGAACGGTATATAAAAATCCTTAA
- a CDS encoding YraN family protein, translated as MADHNDFGKLAEDLATEFLIKKKYRILVKNYRFQKAEIDIIAENEETIVIVEVKARSYNTIMEPQEAVTKSKIKLLVKAADAYLNENPTPKEVRFDIITVMPDQQGVLQLTHLEDAFQSFDAN; from the coding sequence ATGGCAGATCATAACGATTTTGGTAAACTTGCGGAAGATCTCGCAACCGAATTTCTCATCAAGAAAAAGTACAGGATTTTGGTGAAGAACTATCGTTTTCAGAAAGCAGAAATCGATATTATTGCCGAAAATGAAGAAACCATCGTCATTGTCGAGGTAAAAGCCCGAAGTTATAACACGATTATGGAACCACAGGAAGCGGTAACCAAATCAAAAATAAAACTGCTGGTAAAAGCCGCGGATGCCTATCTAAATGAAAACCCTACGCCCAAGGAAGTACGGTTTGATATCATCACTGTAATGCCTGATCAGCAGGGCGTACTGCAACTTACCCATCTGGAAGACGCTTTCCAGAGTTTTGATGCCAACTAA